From a region of the Paraburkholderia hospita genome:
- the argC gene encoding N-acetyl-gamma-glutamyl-phosphate reductase, with protein MSTKVFVDGQEGTTGLKIFEYLSQRADVEILRIEEAKRKDIDERRRLINASDVTFLCLPDVASRESASLVENDRTVLIDASTAFRTSADWAYGLPELARAQRERLRTAKRIAVPGCHASAFVLAMRPLVDAGVVSADFAAHSYSITGYSGGGKKMIADYEAGGNAKLDSPRPYALGLTHKHLPEMAAHTGLKSAPVFTPIVGNFYKGLAVTTYFTPGQLSKPTTPQDVQALFAEYYSGEQFVRVAPFNADDNLDSGFFDVQANNDTNRVDLFVFGNEERFVTVARLDNLGKGASGAAIQCMNLAIGTNEATGLKR; from the coding sequence ATGAGCACGAAAGTTTTTGTCGACGGACAGGAAGGCACGACCGGCCTGAAGATTTTCGAATACCTGTCGCAGCGCGCAGACGTTGAAATCCTCCGCATCGAAGAAGCGAAGCGTAAGGATATCGACGAGCGCCGTCGTCTCATCAACGCTTCGGACGTCACCTTCCTGTGTCTGCCGGACGTTGCGTCGCGCGAATCGGCGTCGCTCGTCGAGAACGACCGCACTGTGCTGATCGACGCGAGCACCGCGTTTCGCACCAGCGCCGACTGGGCGTACGGCCTGCCCGAGCTAGCCCGCGCGCAGCGCGAGCGCCTGCGCACGGCGAAGCGCATCGCCGTGCCGGGATGCCATGCGTCGGCGTTCGTGCTGGCCATGCGTCCGCTCGTCGATGCGGGCGTCGTGTCGGCGGATTTCGCTGCGCACAGCTACTCGATCACCGGCTACAGCGGCGGCGGCAAGAAAATGATCGCGGACTACGAAGCGGGCGGCAACGCGAAGCTCGACAGCCCGCGTCCGTACGCGCTCGGTCTCACGCACAAGCATCTGCCGGAAATGGCCGCGCACACGGGCCTGAAGAGCGCGCCTGTCTTCACGCCGATCGTCGGCAACTTTTACAAGGGCCTGGCCGTGACGACATACTTCACGCCGGGCCAACTGTCCAAGCCGACCACACCGCAAGACGTGCAGGCACTGTTCGCCGAGTACTACAGCGGCGAGCAGTTCGTGCGCGTCGCGCCGTTCAATGCGGACGACAACCTCGACAGCGGCTTCTTCGACGTCCAGGCGAACAACGATACGAATCGCGTCGACCTGTTCGTGTTCGGCAACGAAGAGCGCTTCGTCACGGTCGCGCGGCTCGACAACCTGGGCAAGGGCGCCTCGGGCGCGGCGATCCAGTGCATGAATCTCGCCATCGGCACGAACGAGGCGACGGGCCTCAAGCGCTGA
- a CDS encoding DUF2957 domain-containing protein — protein MYANSKWLACAIASVPFLFACGGGNAGDPGAINANQCSGSSCGVQGPPASTATAGSLCPADANIGQSTYLGGAGSGEVVSLNIDAVKMTYTLKFLESPIPVSAGQVDNTRAGTTVTGAVMHPPAGMLPNAEQTRCAFMLTPASGTAPSTGATYTTPFSTTNPPIVFVGKGVAGGGIPGADVAYAGKTILTFQNVGAVTPRHFDFYPFLGFASTTTDLSKLAGNYNGLLYHIVPSGNYAAAAAQTSETFDANGACSSATNTPPANGNASPTHCLSMGDTPTLNANGYFDSTNAPRIESQLVLPLLGARGSSSAHMILGQLNGATVPVVVRTGHVFTGTGAIPLDAEVDDESGIALLETATSLASGGFDGGYVGADSNFKYTASLIQGGVGTFINPSTQAAESGFGLGYGGGNPGLVSVTDKQGNTGFAIAGGGLYAIFINGTENGGLTPSSANSDTASSPYFSVGAQIGK, from the coding sequence ATGTACGCCAATTCAAAATGGCTGGCATGTGCCATTGCCAGCGTGCCGTTTTTGTTCGCCTGCGGAGGAGGAAATGCGGGTGATCCCGGCGCGATCAACGCGAACCAGTGCTCGGGATCGAGCTGCGGCGTGCAAGGGCCGCCTGCGTCGACGGCCACCGCAGGCTCGCTCTGCCCCGCCGACGCCAACATCGGCCAGAGCACCTATCTGGGCGGCGCAGGCAGCGGCGAAGTAGTGTCGTTGAACATCGACGCCGTGAAGATGACGTACACGCTGAAGTTTCTCGAATCACCGATCCCGGTATCGGCGGGCCAGGTCGACAATACGCGCGCAGGCACCACCGTCACGGGCGCCGTCATGCATCCGCCTGCGGGCATGCTGCCCAATGCCGAGCAGACGCGCTGCGCATTCATGCTGACGCCCGCGTCAGGCACCGCGCCTTCGACGGGCGCAACCTATACGACGCCCTTTTCGACCACCAATCCGCCCATCGTCTTCGTCGGCAAGGGCGTGGCAGGCGGCGGGATTCCGGGCGCCGACGTCGCATACGCAGGCAAGACGATTCTCACGTTCCAGAACGTCGGCGCCGTCACGCCAAGACATTTCGACTTCTATCCGTTCCTCGGCTTCGCAAGCACGACGACGGACCTCTCGAAGCTCGCCGGCAACTATAACGGGCTGCTCTATCACATCGTTCCGTCGGGCAATTACGCGGCGGCCGCCGCCCAGACATCCGAAACGTTCGATGCCAACGGCGCCTGCTCGTCCGCGACGAACACCCCGCCCGCGAATGGCAACGCAAGCCCGACGCACTGCCTGTCAATGGGTGACACGCCGACGCTCAACGCGAACGGCTATTTCGACAGCACCAACGCGCCACGCATCGAAAGCCAGTTGGTGCTGCCGCTGCTGGGAGCGAGGGGCAGCTCGTCGGCTCACATGATCCTCGGTCAGCTGAACGGCGCGACCGTCCCGGTCGTCGTCAGAACGGGACACGTGTTTACGGGCACCGGCGCGATCCCACTCGACGCCGAAGTCGACGACGAATCCGGCATCGCGCTGCTGGAAACCGCGACTTCGCTCGCGTCGGGCGGCTTCGACGGCGGCTATGTCGGCGCGGACTCGAACTTCAAGTACACCGCGTCGCTGATCCAGGGCGGCGTCGGCACCTTCATCAATCCGTCTACGCAGGCGGCCGAAAGCGGTTTCGGCCTGGGATACGGCGGCGGCAATCCGGGCCTCGTCAGCGTCACCGACAAGCAGGGCAACACGGGCTTCGCAATCGCAGGCGGCGGCCTCTACGCGATCTTCATCAACGGCACCGAAAACGGCGGCCTCACGCCGAGCTCGGCCAATTCCGACACCGCTAGTTCGCCGTACTTCAGCGTCGGCGCGCAGATCGGCAAATAA
- a CDS encoding DUF2957 domain-containing protein, translating into MNWKTLSALAFAAPLLGACGGAGSEGAPPTEARLCPASLDYGTTFTGGGGDGELVKLQLDTTKMTWQVAYIESPIPATTGTVAPTRKGQTASGTLTQETLLPTNKLNQCAFRLNGASLDPNRPARIFVGEGVAGGTIPGAEISFGGILGQGAVPDTKFPYYPFIGFSTIETNLANIVGTYNQLGYHQIPSQGFAPTVVDTKITINADGTWTECDNAGVNAGKCQQPGTNWTQSSNGSGAFETDNFQGQGKPTLASSPVGKGFMIVGKLRNQNVPILVRTGVANSTLTPNPQNGISGPVADDESGISILAPQANIAVNSQNGEYIGVDSEFNYRTNALVGTQATLLDPFNASQASLTKALNLDFTQTVPGVVTSTYANAAAGSAPTGKFVFTGGVYGFLDLSNASSPYFTIGAFVQ; encoded by the coding sequence ATGAACTGGAAGACCCTTTCGGCGCTGGCCTTTGCAGCGCCATTGCTCGGCGCGTGCGGCGGCGCGGGCAGCGAAGGCGCGCCGCCGACGGAAGCGCGCCTGTGCCCCGCGTCGCTCGACTACGGCACGACCTTCACGGGCGGCGGCGGCGACGGCGAACTCGTCAAGCTGCAGCTCGATACGACGAAGATGACCTGGCAGGTCGCTTACATCGAGTCGCCGATTCCCGCCACGACGGGCACGGTCGCACCGACCCGCAAGGGCCAGACGGCATCGGGCACGTTGACCCAGGAAACGCTGCTTCCCACCAACAAGCTCAACCAGTGCGCGTTCCGTCTGAATGGCGCGAGCCTCGATCCGAACCGGCCGGCGCGCATTTTTGTCGGCGAAGGCGTGGCGGGCGGCACGATTCCGGGCGCCGAAATTTCGTTCGGCGGCATTCTCGGGCAAGGCGCGGTCCCCGACACGAAATTCCCGTACTACCCCTTCATCGGCTTTTCGACGATCGAGACGAATCTGGCGAACATCGTCGGCACGTACAACCAGCTCGGCTATCACCAGATTCCATCGCAGGGCTTCGCGCCGACTGTCGTCGATACGAAGATCACGATCAACGCCGACGGCACCTGGACCGAGTGCGACAACGCCGGTGTCAATGCCGGCAAGTGCCAGCAACCGGGCACGAACTGGACGCAATCGTCGAATGGCAGCGGCGCATTTGAAACAGACAACTTCCAGGGCCAGGGCAAGCCGACGCTCGCCTCGTCGCCCGTCGGCAAGGGCTTCATGATCGTCGGCAAGCTGCGCAACCAGAACGTGCCGATCCTCGTCCGCACGGGCGTCGCGAACTCGACGCTCACGCCGAACCCGCAGAACGGCATCAGCGGCCCTGTCGCCGATGATGAATCGGGTATCTCGATCCTCGCGCCGCAGGCGAACATCGCCGTCAACTCGCAGAACGGCGAGTACATCGGCGTCGACAGCGAGTTCAACTACCGCACCAATGCGCTCGTCGGCACGCAGGCGACGCTGCTCGATCCATTCAATGCGTCGCAGGCGTCGCTGACCAAGGCCCTGAATCTCGACTTCACACAGACCGTCCCCGGCGTCGTGACGTCGACGTACGCGAACGCGGCGGCAGGCAGCGCGCCGACCGGCAAGTTCGTTTTCACGGGCGGCGTGTACGGCTTCCTGGACTTGTCGAACGCGTCGTCGCCGTACTTCACGATCGGCGCCTTCGTCCAGTAG
- a CDS encoding OmpW/AlkL family protein, whose protein sequence is MPNALAAVCAAALATLAMPNAYAQKAGDNLVSLGWFHVMPQDSSTPLTTHVAPVPINTPLRLPNSFTSPGTSLSTNSADTLGLVFSHFVTDHFAVTSVAGVPPKFELYGHGTIQPPGPAGALGKQDIGDPAVNPIVKSVRQWSPALIFQYYFGESTSKFRPFVGIGVSYNWFSDIQLNENFVTSTQNNLGAILAAGAGKTGKTTVEAKASSSWQPVFNVGAMYNITDRWGVTASVTYIPLKTTSSTIIKAADGTELGVSKAELKADPIITYLALSYKF, encoded by the coding sequence ATGCCCAATGCACTCGCCGCTGTATGCGCGGCTGCATTGGCCACACTCGCGATGCCGAATGCCTATGCGCAAAAGGCGGGCGACAATCTTGTCTCGCTCGGCTGGTTTCACGTGATGCCGCAGGATTCGAGCACGCCGCTCACGACGCACGTCGCGCCCGTGCCGATCAACACGCCGCTGCGTCTGCCGAACTCGTTCACATCGCCTGGCACGAGCCTGTCGACGAACAGCGCCGATACGCTCGGCCTCGTGTTTTCGCACTTCGTCACGGACCATTTCGCGGTGACGTCGGTGGCGGGCGTGCCGCCGAAGTTCGAGCTGTACGGCCACGGCACGATTCAGCCGCCCGGCCCGGCGGGCGCGCTGGGCAAGCAGGATATCGGCGACCCGGCCGTCAACCCGATCGTCAAGAGCGTGCGGCAATGGAGCCCGGCGCTGATTTTCCAGTATTACTTCGGCGAGTCGACGTCGAAGTTCCGGCCGTTTGTCGGCATCGGCGTGTCGTACAACTGGTTCAGCGACATCCAGCTGAATGAGAATTTCGTCACGTCGACGCAGAACAACCTCGGCGCCATTCTGGCAGCGGGCGCGGGCAAGACGGGGAAGACGACCGTGGAGGCGAAGGCGTCGTCGTCGTGGCAGCCCGTCTTCAATGTGGGCGCGATGTACAACATCACCGACCGTTGGGGCGTCACGGCGTCCGTTACCTACATTCCGCTGAAGACGACTTCGTCGACGATCATCAAGGCCGCGGACGGCACGGAACTGGGTGTATCAAAGGCCGAACTGAAGGCCGACCCGATCATCACGTACCTCGCGCTGTCGTACAAATTCTGA
- a CDS encoding LysR family transcriptional regulator — MNTRDLQAFVAVVESGSMVRASEKLFLTQPGLTRRVQNLETMLGIELLDRQSKPLKPTAAGNEVYGLARTVLRAVDDLMSVASPDSEPTGEFKIGVPPFLSELALEQPIDRLRSAFPNLTLRVTAGWSPGLLQIVEQAKVDAAVVLLPESVPLPEGLTSTLLAYKPTVVVAPRSFGIADEPATLATLSGYPWVLNQDGCGMRSALSRAMAAAGLPFNVAVEAFGSELQLSLVTRGLGVGLATPEVLARSPHREALQVIDVQDFRNGLNVWLVHGALPGRLVRPVELMRDALVEKLEKDAACLALAHSVG, encoded by the coding sequence TTGAACACGCGTGACTTGCAGGCTTTTGTGGCGGTGGTCGAAAGCGGATCGATGGTGCGGGCGTCCGAGAAGCTGTTCTTGACGCAGCCGGGTCTCACGCGCCGCGTGCAGAACCTCGAAACGATGCTCGGCATCGAATTGCTCGACCGGCAGAGCAAGCCACTGAAGCCGACGGCAGCGGGCAACGAGGTGTACGGCCTCGCGCGCACGGTGCTGCGCGCCGTCGACGATCTGATGTCTGTTGCATCGCCGGACAGCGAGCCGACGGGCGAATTCAAGATCGGCGTGCCGCCGTTTCTTTCCGAGCTTGCGCTGGAGCAGCCCATCGACCGATTGCGCAGCGCCTTCCCGAACCTGACGCTGCGTGTGACGGCGGGCTGGTCGCCGGGTCTGTTGCAGATCGTCGAGCAGGCGAAAGTGGATGCCGCCGTGGTGCTGCTGCCGGAAAGCGTGCCGTTGCCGGAAGGGCTGACGTCGACGCTCCTTGCCTACAAGCCGACCGTGGTTGTCGCGCCGCGTTCGTTCGGCATTGCCGACGAGCCGGCGACGCTCGCGACCTTGTCAGGCTACCCGTGGGTGTTGAATCAGGACGGCTGTGGGATGCGCTCCGCGCTGAGTCGCGCGATGGCGGCGGCGGGATTGCCATTCAACGTCGCCGTCGAGGCGTTCGGCTCGGAACTGCAACTGTCGCTGGTGACGCGCGGGCTGGGCGTGGGTCTCGCGACGCCGGAAGTGCTCGCGCGCAGTCCGCATCGGGAGGCGCTGCAGGTCATCGACGTGCAGGACTTCCGGAACGGTCTGAACGTGTGGCTCGTGCATGGCGCGCTGCCAGGACGCCTCGTACGTCCCGTCGAATTGATGCGCGACGCGCTGGTCGAAAAGCTGGAAAAGGATGCGGCCTGTCTGGCGCTGGCTCATTCTGTCGGATGA
- a CDS encoding MFS transporter: MNQPADTCPRSLAATSPPQPHSAAPPGPTLSTPLTLFFAAAVGVIVVNLTAAQPLTGPVSRALDLPPELAGLIAMLPQLGYAAGLLLLVPLCDLLENRRLIFRTLVCCAAFLALSSFARSGWMFLASVFMAGATSSVIQMLVPMAASMAPESRRGRAVGNVMSGLMLGILLSRPLASVIAGTFGWRAFYCIEAFADALLAVVLYVQLPSHTPHATARYPELLRSLWTLLRTEPVLQRRATLAALALGAFSAFWTAIALRLAQPPFSLGMQGIAAFALAGATGAIVTPLAGYLGDHGAGRATQIVAHLVMIAAVLVLGVAGAGWGGFSPAAHPVAALALLVAGAAALDAGVIADQTLGRRAINLINPAARGRLNALFVGIFFVGGAIGAALSGVAWARAGWSGVCAVALGFAVAVFLFGFADRAAQAGRQ; this comes from the coding sequence ATGAACCAGCCCGCCGACACCTGTCCGCGCAGCCTCGCCGCTACATCACCGCCGCAGCCACACTCCGCCGCGCCGCCCGGCCCAACGTTGAGCACGCCGTTGACGCTTTTCTTCGCCGCAGCCGTCGGCGTGATCGTCGTGAATCTGACGGCGGCGCAGCCGTTGACGGGGCCGGTCAGCCGCGCGCTGGATCTGCCGCCCGAACTGGCCGGGCTGATCGCGATGCTGCCGCAACTCGGCTACGCAGCAGGTTTGCTGCTGCTCGTGCCGTTGTGCGATCTGCTCGAAAATCGACGGCTTATTTTCCGGACGCTTGTTTGCTGCGCGGCGTTTCTCGCGCTTTCGTCGTTCGCGCGCTCCGGTTGGATGTTTCTTGCGTCGGTGTTCATGGCGGGCGCGACGTCGAGCGTGATCCAGATGCTCGTGCCGATGGCGGCGTCGATGGCGCCCGAAAGCCGGCGCGGGCGCGCCGTCGGCAACGTGATGAGCGGACTGATGCTCGGCATTCTTCTTTCACGCCCGCTTGCGAGCGTGATCGCCGGAACATTTGGCTGGCGCGCTTTCTATTGCATCGAAGCGTTCGCGGACGCTTTGCTGGCCGTCGTGCTGTACGTCCAGTTGCCGAGCCACACGCCGCACGCCACCGCGCGCTACCCTGAACTGCTGCGCTCGCTCTGGACGCTGCTGCGCACCGAACCCGTACTGCAACGGCGCGCTACGCTGGCCGCCCTCGCGCTCGGCGCGTTCAGCGCTTTCTGGACGGCCATCGCGCTGCGGCTCGCGCAGCCGCCGTTCTCGCTCGGCATGCAAGGCATCGCCGCGTTCGCGCTGGCGGGCGCGACGGGCGCGATCGTCACGCCGCTCGCCGGTTATCTCGGCGATCACGGCGCGGGCCGCGCGACGCAGATCGTCGCGCATCTGGTGATGATCGCGGCCGTCCTCGTGCTGGGCGTCGCGGGCGCGGGCTGGGGCGGATTCTCGCCAGCGGCGCATCCTGTGGCGGCGCTCGCGCTGCTGGTCGCCGGCGCGGCAGCGCTCGACGCCGGGGTCATCGCCGATCAAACGCTCGGACGACGCGCGATCAACCTCATCAACCCCGCTGCACGCGGTCGGTTGAATGCGCTCTTTGTGGGAATTTTCTTTGTCGGCGGGGCAATTGGCGCCGCGTTATCAGGCGTTGCGTGGGCAAGGGCCGGATGGAGCGGTGTGTGCGCAGTCGCGCTGGGGTTCGCGGTTGCCGTGTTTCTGTTCGGTTTCGCCGATCGCGCCGCGCAAGCCGGCCGTCAGTGA
- a CDS encoding LysE family translocator → MILHTWWLYVATIFVVCAIPGPNMLLMMTHGARYGMRQTTATMAGCLMSLMLMLAVSVAGLGVLLKAWPATFDTLRLLGAAYLIWLGVKAWRAPASEAAATQADASAGVMGGKRAPSRGALMRNGFLVGSSNPKAILFSAALLPQFIDASRPTLPQFAVLVATTAVMEVSWYMVYAGCGTRIGAKLKSSSVAKAFNRLTGGVFVGFGAMMALVRH, encoded by the coding sequence ATGATTCTGCATACCTGGTGGCTCTACGTGGCCACGATCTTCGTTGTCTGCGCGATTCCCGGCCCGAACATGCTGTTGATGATGACGCACGGCGCCCGTTACGGCATGCGTCAAACGACGGCCACGATGGCCGGCTGCCTGATGTCGCTGATGCTGATGCTGGCCGTTTCCGTCGCCGGCCTCGGCGTGCTGCTGAAAGCATGGCCGGCGACATTCGACACGCTGCGCCTGCTCGGCGCGGCTTATCTGATTTGGCTCGGCGTGAAGGCGTGGCGCGCGCCCGCGAGCGAAGCCGCGGCGACGCAAGCGGACGCTTCCGCTGGTGTCATGGGCGGCAAGCGCGCACCGTCACGCGGTGCGCTGATGCGCAACGGTTTTCTGGTCGGCAGCAGCAACCCGAAGGCGATTCTGTTTTCGGCCGCGCTGTTGCCGCAATTCATCGACGCCTCGCGCCCGACGCTTCCACAGTTCGCGGTGCTCGTCGCCACGACGGCGGTGATGGAAGTCAGCTGGTACATGGTCTACGCGGGCTGCGGCACGCGGATCGGCGCGAAGCTGAAGAGCAGCAGCGTCGCGAAGGCTTTCAACCGGTTGACGGGCGGCGTGTTCGTCGGCTTTGGCGCGATGATGGCGCTGGTGCGGCACTGA
- a CDS encoding NAD(P)-dependent oxidoreductase, with product MDIGFIGLGEMGAAMVANMLKAGHSVRVWNRSPDKARPLVELGARIVGSPAEAFTGDAVFSMLADDAALRDVISASLLEHAPRGLIHVNMATISVALAEELATAHAGRGLNYVAAPVMGRPDVAAAAKLTIVAAGPAEAIDRVQPVFDSIGQKTWRIGSLPQQANVVKLAANFMLASAVESLGEASALLGGHGVAMQDFLDVITNSVFPGPVYQGYGKMIAEQRYEPALFKARLGLKDVRLALAAAESVSTPLPVASVVRDSLIEAVAHGDGEKDFAVLGQVAARRAGR from the coding sequence ATGGACATCGGTTTTATCGGTCTCGGCGAAATGGGTGCCGCGATGGTCGCAAACATGCTGAAAGCTGGGCACAGCGTGCGCGTCTGGAACCGCTCGCCGGACAAGGCGCGGCCGCTCGTCGAACTGGGCGCGCGGATCGTCGGTTCACCCGCCGAAGCTTTCACGGGCGACGCCGTCTTCTCGATGCTCGCCGACGATGCCGCGCTGCGCGACGTCATCAGCGCGTCGCTGCTCGAGCACGCGCCGCGTGGACTGATTCACGTGAACATGGCGACGATCTCCGTCGCGCTGGCGGAAGAACTCGCGACAGCGCACGCCGGGCGCGGCCTGAACTACGTCGCGGCGCCCGTCATGGGCCGGCCGGACGTCGCGGCGGCAGCGAAGCTGACCATCGTCGCCGCTGGGCCCGCCGAAGCGATCGACCGTGTTCAACCCGTGTTCGATTCGATCGGCCAGAAGACGTGGCGGATCGGCTCGCTGCCGCAGCAGGCCAACGTCGTGAAGCTGGCGGCGAATTTCATGCTGGCGTCGGCGGTGGAGTCGCTGGGCGAGGCGTCGGCCTTGCTCGGCGGTCACGGCGTCGCAATGCAGGATTTTCTCGATGTGATCACCAACAGCGTGTTCCCCGGTCCCGTGTATCAGGGCTACGGCAAGATGATCGCCGAACAGCGCTACGAACCGGCGTTGTTCAAGGCGCGTCTCGGCCTGAAGGACGTGCGTCTCGCGCTGGCGGCTGCCGAGTCGGTGTCGACGCCGCTGCCGGTGGCGAGCGTGGTGCGCGACAGTCTGATCGAAGCCGTCGCACACGGCGACGGCGAGAAGGATTTCGCCGTGCTGGGCCAGGTCGCAGCGCGCCGCGCGGGGCGTTGA
- a CDS encoding Mut7-C RNAse domain-containing protein, translating to MVTATFRFYEELNDFLARPLRRQSFSCECARAASAKHMIEALGVPHTEVELILVNGESVGFDHPLQEGDRVAVYPKFEALDIQPLLRVRERPLRVVCFVADAHLGGLAQLLRLAGFDTLYDNHYADSHIESIASDENRIVLTRDRELLKRRTITHGCYVRTLKPEAQLREIFDRLDLAGSARPFRLCLTCNAPLRRIAKDEAIGRAPEGVLERHAQFVTCDVCRRVFWEGTHWRRMRALMDSVTNAEAPAK from the coding sequence ATGGTTACGGCCACCTTCCGCTTCTACGAAGAATTGAACGACTTCCTGGCGCGGCCGCTGCGCCGGCAGTCGTTCAGTTGCGAGTGCGCGCGCGCCGCCAGCGCGAAGCACATGATCGAGGCGCTCGGCGTCCCGCATACGGAAGTCGAGCTGATCCTCGTGAACGGCGAATCGGTCGGCTTCGATCACCCGTTGCAGGAAGGCGACCGCGTGGCCGTCTACCCTAAATTCGAGGCGCTCGACATTCAACCGCTGCTGCGCGTGCGCGAACGCCCGCTGCGCGTGGTGTGCTTCGTCGCCGACGCGCATCTCGGCGGACTCGCGCAACTGCTGCGGCTCGCGGGCTTCGACACACTTTACGACAACCACTACGCCGATTCGCATATCGAGTCGATTGCATCCGATGAAAACCGCATCGTCCTGACGCGCGACCGCGAACTGCTGAAACGCCGCACGATCACGCATGGTTGCTATGTCCGCACGCTGAAACCCGAGGCGCAACTGAGGGAAATTTTCGACCGGCTCGATCTGGCGGGCAGCGCGCGGCCGTTTCGCCTGTGCCTCACGTGCAACGCGCCGCTGCGGCGCATTGCGAAAGACGAAGCGATTGGGCGCGCGCCAGAAGGCGTGCTCGAACGGCATGCGCAGTTCGTGACCTGTGACGTGTGCCGGCGCGTTTTTTGGGAAGGCACGCACTGGCGACGCATGCGCGCGCTGATGGACAGCGTGACGAATGCGGAAGCGCCGGCGAAATAG
- a CDS encoding DMT family transporter: MKTTTRQHLRANLLMLVAAMIWGSAFVAQRLSLDSIGPFLFTGLRFLLGAFVVLIVWSVVRRRRKQAGADDAPASLVPSRASTLWRDGALLGLLVAVSISCQQIGLQYTKVANAGFISSLYVVIVPLIGVVLRHQTGIGVWLGALLAALGMYFLSVDEHFSILYGDWLQLAGSIVISAQVVLVSRFARRHDPLALALVQFVVCGVVSLAVGLAVDPLRIADIVRAAPTILYGGALSVGVAYTIQVVAQKDAAPAHAAVIFSMEGVFAALAGWLVLGETLATRALLGCGLMLAGLIVCQVMPMWTARREVSSDSAEPA, from the coding sequence TTGAAAACCACCACCCGCCAACACCTGCGCGCGAATCTGCTGATGCTCGTCGCCGCGATGATCTGGGGCAGCGCGTTCGTCGCGCAACGCCTGAGCCTCGATTCGATCGGTCCGTTTCTCTTCACGGGGCTGCGCTTTCTGCTGGGCGCGTTCGTTGTCCTGATCGTGTGGTCGGTTGTACGGCGGCGTCGCAAGCAGGCGGGCGCGGATGACGCACCCGCTTCTCTTGTGCCTTCCCGCGCATCGACGCTATGGCGCGACGGCGCGCTGCTCGGCCTGCTCGTCGCCGTGTCGATCTCCTGCCAGCAGATCGGCCTGCAATACACGAAGGTGGCCAACGCGGGCTTCATCAGTTCGTTGTATGTCGTGATCGTGCCGCTGATCGGCGTGGTGCTGCGTCATCAGACGGGCATCGGCGTATGGCTCGGCGCGCTGCTGGCAGCGCTCGGCATGTATTTTCTGAGTGTCGATGAACATTTTTCAATTCTGTACGGCGACTGGCTGCAACTCGCGGGATCGATCGTCATTTCGGCGCAGGTCGTGCTCGTGAGCCGCTTTGCGCGCCGTCACGATCCGCTGGCGCTCGCGCTGGTGCAGTTCGTCGTGTGTGGCGTGGTCAGCCTCGCGGTGGGACTTGCCGTCGATCCGTTGCGCATCGCCGACATCGTCCGCGCCGCGCCCACCATTCTTTACGGCGGCGCGCTCTCAGTCGGCGTTGCATACACGATCCAGGTCGTCGCACAAAAGGATGCAGCGCCTGCACACGCGGCCGTGATTTTCAGCATGGAAGGTGTGTTCGCCGCGCTCGCCGGCTGGCTCGTGCTGGGCGAAACGCTGGCGACGCGCGCGCTGCTCGGCTGCGGGCTGATGCTGGCGGGATTGATCGTCTGCCAGGTGATGCCGATGTGGACGGCGCGGCGCGAAGTCTCGTCGGACTCGGCGGAACCAGCCTGA